The Caulifigura coniformis genome includes a region encoding these proteins:
- a CDS encoding aldo/keto reductase translates to MLPRRPLGNTGLSLPILSFGASSLGQEFRKVDINEALAAVPAALESGMNFIDTSPFYGRGMSEVLLGVALRGVPRDSYLLGTKLGRYSGSHFDFSARRVTESVDISLERMGVDHVDIMLCHDIEFVNMQQIVDETLPALRKEQAKGKVKFIGVSGYPMKMFKFILDQTPLDVVLSYNHYTLQNTMYGDLVPYLKQKGVGIMNAAPFSARLLTNDPLPPWHKATPLVRETARKAAEHCKSRGSDIAKLALQFSVANPEMTTCVTGSARPERVREWARWAVEPMDQQLLAEVQEILNPIHNWFYVEGRPENNDAPL, encoded by the coding sequence ATGCTCCCCCGTCGTCCCCTCGGCAACACCGGCCTGTCACTTCCGATCCTCAGCTTTGGCGCTTCGTCGCTCGGGCAGGAGTTCCGGAAGGTTGATATCAATGAGGCACTGGCGGCGGTTCCGGCGGCGCTGGAATCGGGGATGAACTTTATCGACACGTCCCCCTTCTACGGGCGGGGGATGTCGGAAGTGCTGCTCGGAGTCGCCCTGCGCGGCGTCCCGCGGGACTCTTACCTCTTGGGAACGAAGCTCGGCCGGTATAGCGGTTCGCACTTCGATTTCTCGGCGCGGCGGGTGACGGAGAGCGTCGACATCAGCCTGGAGCGGATGGGCGTCGACCATGTCGACATCATGCTCTGCCACGACATAGAGTTCGTGAACATGCAGCAGATCGTCGACGAGACGCTGCCGGCCCTGCGCAAGGAGCAGGCGAAGGGGAAGGTAAAGTTCATCGGTGTCTCGGGATACCCGATGAAGATGTTCAAGTTCATCCTCGACCAGACGCCGCTCGATGTCGTGCTGTCGTACAACCACTACACGCTCCAGAACACGATGTACGGCGACCTCGTGCCGTACCTGAAGCAGAAGGGCGTCGGCATCATGAATGCCGCACCGTTCTCGGCCCGGCTGCTGACGAACGACCCGCTGCCGCCCTGGCATAAGGCGACGCCGCTGGTCCGCGAAACGGCCCGGAAGGCGGCCGAGCACTGCAAGTCCCGCGGCAGCGACATCGCCAAGCTCGCCCTGCAGTTCTCCGTGGCCAATCCGGAGATGACGACGTGCGTCACCGGCAGCGCCCGGCCGGAGCGGGTTCGCGAATGGGCCAGGTGGGCCGTGGAACCAATGGATCAACAATTGCTGGCCGAGGTGCAGGAGATCCTGAACCCGATTCACAACTGGTTCTACGTTGAGGGCCGGCCGGAGAATAATGATGCGCCGCTGTAG
- a CDS encoding GxxExxY protein — protein sequence MHPLYSRAHALSSVAIGAAIEVHRTLGPGLLESIYERCLVHELLLRGVSCQAQQQVQVRYKDICFEETLKFDVVADNCLLIEVKAVQEVHPVHKAQLWSYMRLLDLPVGLLFNFHELKLNDGLHRMLLPGANLQ from the coding sequence ATGCATCCTCTGTATAGCCGGGCTCACGCACTCTCATCCGTCGCGATCGGAGCAGCGATCGAGGTCCATCGGACGCTTGGCCCAGGCCTGCTGGAAAGCATTTACGAACGCTGCCTCGTCCACGAATTGTTGCTGCGCGGGGTCTCCTGTCAGGCCCAGCAACAGGTCCAGGTCCGGTACAAGGACATCTGCTTTGAGGAGACGCTGAAGTTCGACGTGGTCGCGGACAACTGCCTGTTGATCGAGGTGAAAGCCGTGCAGGAGGTCCACCCTGTCCACAAGGCTCAACTGTGGAGCTACATGCGGCTGCTTGATCTTCCTGTCGGGCTTCTCTTCAATTTCCACGAACTCAAATTGAATGACGGACTGCATCGGATGCTGCTGCCTGGCGCAAACCTTCAGTGA
- the thrS gene encoding threonine--tRNA ligase: MPSVQLPDGTLKDFPESASALDVARSIGERLANATIAAEVNGTIVDAARPLVEASTASPIPMRLLTDKNPEALGVLRHSCAHIMARAVMRLYDGVSLAFGPTTGNGFYYDFDLKHKISEEDFPRIEAEMAEIIKEAEPFERFHMSRDESLKFCGDLKQDLKVEHINTGLADHQDLSFYRQGEFVDLCRGPHIPDAGRIKAFKLLSVAGSYWKGDANNRGLQRLYGTAFFSQKDLDAYLTQIEEAKRRDHRVLGKQHQLFTISNDVGQGLCLWLPKGATVRALLEDFIKKELVRRGYQPVYSPHVGRVEMYETSGHFPYYRESQFPPLFGHPAGQLVDHWKTRLQEGQLTEKVEKDFLSAAAALGCQFHDYPATASPEDRAGYLKKWERLQERYLLKPMNCPHHIQAYKAAPRSYKDLPVRLAEFGTVYRHEQSGELNGMLRVRGLTQDDAHLFVSPDQVEAEFKSTLDLVKFVLKSVGLEDYRVQLSKRDPKSDKYVGSDELWNRAEGTLQHVLENSNLSFTSAEGDAAFYGPKADFMVSDCLGREWQLGTVQLDYNLPERFNLEYIGADNAAHRPVMIHRAPFGSMERFCGMLIEHFAAAFPLWLAPEQVRVLGLNDGMLPYAEEVAAKLRMEGLRVTVDHRSANVNKKIRDAQLELVPYMLVVGPKDQANGGVSVRDRISGDLGFMTLDSAITKLKTEAESREIRQAVMKSSAASVAASDAGAANEY, encoded by the coding sequence ATGCCCAGCGTTCAACTGCCTGACGGCACCCTCAAAGATTTCCCTGAATCGGCCTCGGCCCTCGATGTCGCCCGTTCCATCGGCGAGCGGCTCGCCAACGCCACGATTGCGGCCGAAGTGAACGGCACGATTGTCGATGCGGCCCGCCCGCTCGTTGAAGCGTCGACGGCGTCGCCCATTCCGATGCGCCTGCTGACCGACAAGAACCCGGAGGCCCTGGGCGTTCTGCGGCATTCGTGCGCCCACATCATGGCCCGGGCCGTCATGCGGCTGTACGACGGTGTGAGTCTCGCTTTCGGGCCGACCACCGGGAACGGCTTCTACTACGATTTCGACCTCAAGCACAAAATCAGCGAGGAAGACTTCCCGCGCATCGAGGCCGAGATGGCCGAGATCATCAAAGAGGCCGAACCGTTCGAGCGGTTCCACATGTCGCGTGATGAGTCGCTCAAATTCTGCGGCGATCTCAAGCAGGACCTCAAGGTCGAACATATCAACACCGGCCTGGCCGACCACCAGGACCTCAGCTTCTATCGCCAGGGCGAGTTCGTCGACCTCTGCCGCGGACCGCACATCCCGGACGCCGGGCGGATCAAGGCGTTCAAGCTCCTGAGCGTGGCCGGCTCGTACTGGAAGGGAGACGCCAACAACCGCGGACTGCAGAGGCTGTATGGAACGGCGTTCTTCAGTCAGAAGGATCTCGATGCCTACCTGACTCAGATCGAGGAAGCGAAGCGCCGCGACCATCGCGTGCTGGGCAAGCAGCATCAGTTGTTCACGATTTCCAACGACGTGGGACAGGGGCTGTGCCTGTGGCTTCCGAAAGGGGCGACCGTCCGCGCCCTGCTGGAAGACTTCATCAAGAAGGAACTGGTCCGCCGTGGCTATCAGCCGGTCTACTCGCCGCACGTCGGACGGGTGGAAATGTACGAGACCAGCGGACATTTCCCGTACTACCGCGAGTCGCAGTTCCCGCCGCTGTTCGGCCATCCCGCCGGGCAGCTGGTCGACCATTGGAAGACCCGCCTGCAGGAAGGCCAGCTGACCGAGAAGGTCGAGAAGGACTTCCTCAGTGCGGCCGCCGCGCTGGGCTGCCAGTTCCACGACTATCCGGCCACGGCCAGCCCGGAAGACCGCGCCGGTTACCTGAAGAAATGGGAGCGGCTGCAGGAGCGCTACCTGCTGAAGCCGATGAACTGCCCGCACCATATCCAGGCCTATAAGGCGGCTCCGCGGAGCTACAAGGACCTGCCAGTGCGACTGGCCGAGTTCGGCACCGTCTATCGCCACGAACAGTCGGGCGAACTGAACGGCATGCTGCGCGTCCGCGGCTTGACCCAGGACGACGCCCACCTGTTCGTGAGCCCCGACCAGGTCGAAGCGGAATTCAAGAGCACGCTCGATCTCGTGAAGTTCGTTTTGAAGAGCGTGGGACTCGAAGACTACCGCGTGCAGCTTTCCAAGCGCGATCCGAAGTCCGACAAGTACGTCGGTTCGGACGAACTGTGGAATCGGGCCGAAGGGACGCTGCAGCACGTGCTCGAGAACTCCAACCTCAGCTTCACCAGCGCCGAGGGGGACGCGGCGTTCTACGGCCCCAAGGCGGACTTCATGGTCAGTGACTGCCTGGGCCGCGAGTGGCAGCTGGGAACCGTCCAGCTCGACTACAACCTGCCCGAGCGGTTCAACCTCGAATACATCGGGGCCGACAATGCGGCGCACAGGCCGGTGATGATTCACCGGGCGCCGTTCGGCTCGATGGAACGTTTCTGCGGGATGCTGATCGAGCACTTCGCGGCCGCGTTCCCGCTGTGGCTGGCGCCGGAGCAGGTGCGCGTGCTCGGCCTGAACGACGGCATGCTCCCGTATGCAGAAGAGGTCGCCGCGAAGCTGCGAATGGAAGGTCTGCGGGTGACCGTCGACCACCGCAGCGCCAACGTCAACAAGAAGATCCGCGACGCGCAGCTGGAGCTTGTGCCCTACATGCTGGTGGTCGGTCCCAAGGACCAGGCCAACGGCGGCGTGAGCGTGCGAGACCGGATCAGCGGCGACCTGGGCTTCATGACGCTCGACTCGGCGATCACCAAGCTGAAGACAGAAGCCGAAAGCCGGGAGATCCGGCAGGCGGTGATGAAGTCGTCGGCCGCCAGCGTAGCGGCGAGCGACGCCGGGGCCGCGAACGAGTATTGA